Within Sorghum bicolor cultivar BTx623 chromosome 2, Sorghum_bicolor_NCBIv3, whole genome shotgun sequence, the genomic segment ACACGTACAATCCGTCACCCACTCTCGGGTCCCTCCCCGCCGGCGTCGTGGGCGGCGTCTGGTCCGGCTGCGCGAACCCGATGCGATACGTCCTCAAGTGCGTCCACGACGCGACCTCTGCGGGGCTGAACCACCCGCCGAGCTCACGGACCACTTCGTCGGCCAGATCGGCGTCCTCCCTGTCGGCGAACGAGCCGACGAGGGACACGGACACCAGCACCTTGCCCGCCGGCGCGTACGACGGCGCCACGTTGGTGGCGAAGAACATGTTGTTCACGATCCCCTTGCCCGACCCGTTGAGCAGCAGGATGGGATCCTGGACCGGCGCCCGGTCGGTGGAGAAGTAGACGCACACGGTGCTCCTCTCCGATTTCTTGGCCTTTTCTTGAGTTGGTAGCTGCGGCAGCAGCTTCTCGGCCTGTGGCTGCTCGACAGCGACGATGACGCCGAGGTCGCCGGGGATGGTTTCGCCGGTGTCCAGCGTCACTCCGGACTGGTCGATGGCGACGGCTCGGGTGTTGAGGCGGACGGAGCCCGCAGGCAGGCGAGCCGCGAGCTGCGCCGCGATGGCGCCGATGCCGTCCTCCGGCAGGGCGTTGTCGCCCAGAGCGAGGCGCTTGAACACGAGCTCGAAGAGGCGGGACGACGTGTCGAGCGCCGGGTCGAAGAATATCCCGGCGAGGAACGGCCGCAGAAACCGCTCCACGATGGAGGACGAGAACCCGAGCTCCGCCAAGTGCTCCCCCGTGGTCGTCTCCGGCGCCGAGAGAATGACGTCGTCCGGTGTGGCGGCCGCGCGGAGGCGCGTGAGCCCGACGAGGACCTTGTCGGAGAGGGTGCCCACGGGGGAGAACACCGCGGAGAGGGAACGCAGTGGGAGGCGGAACGGGTCGGAGAGCAGGTAGAACGGCTCCCCGGCGCCGACGAAGACGAGCGCGCCGGGGTAGAACGGCCGGAGCCTGAGCGCGGGGAAGTCGAGGAGGCGCCGGCACTCCGGGTACGCGGTGAGGAAGATCTGGAAGCCCCTGTCCAGGCGGTACCCGTCCACCACGTCGGTGGCGACGCGGCCGCCGAGGCGGTCCGAGGCCTCGACGAGCGTGAACGGCACGGAGAGCGACGTCAGGTGCGTCGCCGCGGCGAGGCCCGCGAGCCCGCCGCCGACAATGACGGCCTTGCGGGCGGCCGCGGGGCTCGCCGGCGCGGCGGACGCGGACACGGTGAAGCGGAGCGCGGCATGGTAGTGAGGCTTGGGCGGCGCGGGGAGGAGGTGGGGCGCGGGGACGTGCATGGGCGTTGCGCTTGCAGGCTTGCAGCGACTAGCGGCGGGAAGAGGCTGCCCGGGCGGTTTGTCTGATTGGTTGGTCTACTGGGAGCTCGTCCATGAACTTGTGGATATGGTGGATTAGTGCATGGACTTGGTATTTGTGTGGAGACCCTATCTGAGGTACTGCCCGTGGGGTGAGATGTGACGGGGTGTGCATAGGCTAGGtccagggagagagagtggtCGTGCCCGCGTTATCCTCTCTGATAATACTGGACATCAGCACAAGGGAAAGGCACAGCTGAACTGCTTATGCCTTTTGCGATGAACTGCAGCAGGCAAGGGTCTTGGCATACCAGATTTGAGAGGAGGGCAAAagattactccctccgtccactcCACATAGGATGCAATTtttgttttttgaaaaaaataaacGGTTTGAAATTTAACTAAAGTTATATAAAAAGTTCAAACATTCGtcatacaaaataaattagatGTATAATATATTTTGATAATAACTTTCTTTAGAGACATAAATGATAATATTATTGTTCACTATAAAACTTGTTCAAACTGGATCTCGATTAACCGATATGGATACGCTAGTTGTAATTTTTATGGACTGCAGAAGTACTAAACGAAAATTAGCAATTGCTGCTCAAGATTCCCCAATCAAGCGTTCAAGTTTATCTGTTCCAGCACTCCATGAAGCATTTCTTCGCCAGCGTTGCCTGAATGCTGAATTGCTGTGTCCCTATGTTCGAGAACGGCAGGACAGTACAGGCCACGGCTGGCGAGTCAGCACCTGAGTCCGATCCCCTCAAAGAGGTGCGTCGAAGTGCGCAGCGAGAACGACACGGCGCAACACGCGGGCGCGGCCAAAGCACGCCCGCTCCTTCGATCGTCCGCGCCGTCGCGCCACACAGGCCACGCCCGCGGCAGCGGCGCCGGCGAACGGCGATGGTAGGCACATCAAGCTGTTGTTTTTGTTCTTTTGTCTCGAATGGCCCTCGTGATCCTAGCTCAAACGTGCAGCATGGGCACGTCGTCCACACGTGCCAAGCACTGCATACAGTTAACCGTAGACCGCCCACCGCCGGTACCACACGTGTCCCGTCTCATATCAGATACGAAGTGGAACACATGCATATAGGTGTAGAAAAGAAAGGGCCTACAGACTCGACGCATCTAGCCGGCGCCGGGGCCACGTACGCGCACACATGTAAGCTAGCCAGAAGCTCGTCAAGCACACCTGTCCGTCCGCTTCCGCGCTTTTTTACCGCCGCCGATTCACAGCGCCGCCACTCGCACACCTTCTCTACCGCGCCATCGGCCATCGCTCGCCCGAATTCGCCCTCGCGGACACGAGCTTGCAGATCGTTCGATCGTAACGTCAGATACGAGGTGGAACATAGGGGGGAAAATGAAGAATCTCCTACCGGGCTGGACGCTTCTAGCCAGCACCGGGGACACGTACGTGCGCACGTGTAAGCTAGCCAGACGCTCGTCGAGCACACCTGTCCGTCCGCTTGCGTGCTTTTTTACCGCCACCGAGTCACAGCGCCGCCACTCGCCGCTCTCCACTCTCACCTTCGCTCCCGTCGTCCCCTTCGCTGGCACGAGCAACAAGCAACTCGTTCGATCGTTTTCAAACTCAGTCCATCAGCTGATCGCCGCCATGGGGCACGGCAAGGAGGCGAAGACGAGACCAGACCCCAAGGTGGAGATCCAGGAGAAGGGCGAGATCTTCTTCTTCTACCGCCCCAAGGTGGACAAGGACGAGGCGCACAGCCCCGACGACGTGCAGCGCATGTACATCGTCCTGCGCCCCGAGTCCACCGGCGGCCGCGGCGTCGAGGAGAAGCAGGCGTCGGACTCCGGCAAGGAGGGCCGCAAGCGCCACCAACAAGGCGACGCCGCCGGCCAGGAAGGAAGCGAGCAGAAAGGCGCGGAAGGCGGCCACGGCAAGGAGGTACACATGCATATATCAAAAGTTGCATTGTTTCATTTCGTCTTACACTCATATTTACTTTACGTTACGTGATTGCGCAGGAGGTGAACATCGAGGAGCAGCCGTTGCTCCGACTGGTCGTGATGGGGAAGAAGAGCTTGCCGGACCCAGCGAAGCACAGCCGCCCGTACTGGGGTTACGTCGAGCTCGTCACCACCAAGGTCGAGGACATCAAGGACGCGCTCAAGGAAGGTACAGTATGCGGTGTGCTGACTGCTGAGCAGCATGCATGCGCTCAGCAGAGTTTTAACTTTTTCTTTGCTCATATTCGCTGCAGAGGAGTACAGCACGGCGACGCGAGGTAAGCGTCACAGGCCGGCGGCGCGGGCGCTGGGGGAGGGCGTGTACCGCATCCTGAAG encodes:
- the LOC8063500 gene encoding uncharacterized protein LOC8063500 yields the protein MHVPAPHLLPAPPKPHYHAALRFTVSASAAPASPAAARKAVIVGGGLAGLAAATHLTSLSVPFTLVEASDRLGGRVATDVVDGYRLDRGFQIFLTAYPECRRLLDFPALRLRPFYPGALVFVGAGEPFYLLSDPFRLPLRSLSAVFSPVGTLSDKVLVGLTRLRAAATPDDVILSAPETTTGEHLAELGFSSSIVERFLRPFLAGIFFDPALDTSSRLFELVFKRLALGDNALPEDGIGAIAAQLAARLPAGSVRLNTRAVAIDQSGVTLDTGETIPGDLGVIVAVEQPQAEKLLPQLPTQEKAKKSERSTVCVYFSTDRAPVQDPILLLNGSGKGIVNNMFFATNVAPSYAPAGKVLVSVSLVGSFADREDADLADEVVRELGGWFSPAEVASWTHLRTYRIGFAQPDQTPPTTPAGRDPRVGDGLYVCGDHWCSATFDGALVSGRRAAEALAMDRGLFSSS
- the LOC8063501 gene encoding uncharacterized protein LOC8063501 produces the protein MKNLLPGWTLLASTGDTYVRTCKLARRSSSTPVRPLACFFTATESQRRHSPLSTLTFAPVVPFAGTSNKQLVRSFSNSVHQLIAAMGHGKEAKTRPDPKVEIQEKGEIFFFYRPKVDKDEAHSPDDVQRMYIVLRPESTGGRGVEEKQASDSGKEGRKRHQQGDAAGQEGSEQKGAEGGHGKEEVNIEEQPLLRLVVMGKKSLPDPAKHSRPYWGYVELVTTKVEDIKDALKEEEYSTATRGKRHRPAARALGEGVYRILKHESSGGRRRSPQSHTHLVYKLELPTRGAGEPQEAMNVEPEASFLVQVKNPDPPSGGGRDDGGFRGLQNKRRAAFPAHLQGAFGSRRYAPADPPDLLNYEGCELLLIAASDDVEEELGLQLEGEVDVEDGEGETQQAAASCSDLVKMFGEVADVKPLLSGSWD